A window from Callithrix jacchus isolate 240 chromosome 17, calJac240_pri, whole genome shotgun sequence encodes these proteins:
- the SGO1 gene encoding shugoshin 1 isoform X1, translating into MAKERCLKKSFQDSLEDIKKRMKEKRNKNLAEIGKRRSFTVAPCQAITSTSTLLKNYQDNNKMLVLALENEKAKVREAQDTILQLRKECYYLTCQLYALKGKLTSQQTKEPAQNQEIHSSGMDPNSDDSSRNLFVKDLPQIPLEEAELPGQGESFQIEDQIPTIPQDTLGYDSGEAKSTDNILPRTVSVRSSLKKHCNSVCPFDSLDDFGFETSHLAGKSFELERVRFLDPLVKVHIPQNVQHNVCQWNTDQVNLPPKLIQPATFTKTKEDFLESKSEQTKSKQRDAQERKGEEKRKANRRKSKPMSKYKENKSKNKKIVYKKKMHESVSSNDAYNFNLKEGVHLTPFRQKMSNDSNREENKNESEVSICESSGSEDDSDDLYLPTCKCIQNPTSDSDRPVTRPRSKRALKYTDEKETEGSKPTETPTSIPPETHQSPHLSLKDITNVSLYPVVKIRKLSLSPKKNIASPAVSLPKRRCTASVNYKEPTLVSKLRRGDPFTDLCFLNSPIFKQKKDLRRSKKSMKQMK; encoded by the exons ATGGCCAAGGAAAGGTGCCTGAAAAAGTCCTTTCAAGATAGTCTTGAAGACataaagaagagaatgaaagagaaaaggaataaaaacttGGCAGAGATTGGCAAACGCAGGTCTTTTACAGTTGCACCATGCCAAGCAATCA CCAGCACTTCTACATTGCTGAAAAATTACCAGGACAACAACAAAATGTTAGTTTTAgctttggaaaatgaaaaagccAAAGTGAGAGAAGCCCAAGATACCATCCTACAGCTGAGAAAAGAATGTTACTATCTCACATGTCAGCTATATGCATTGAAAGGAAAACTTACATCGCAACAAACAAAAGAACCTGCTCAG AACCAGGAAATACACTCTTCTGGAATGGACCCCAATAGTGATGACAGCTCCAGAAATTTATTTGTGAAAGATTTACC GCAAATTCCTCTTGAAGAAGCTGAACTTCCAGGACAAGGAGAATCATTTCAAATAGAAG aCCAGATACCTACTATTCCTCAAGACACACTGGGATATGATTCAGGTGAAGCTAAGTCCACTGATAATATCTTACCTAGAACTGTATCTGTCCGTAGcagtttaaaaaaacattgtAATAGTGTATGTCCGTTTGATAGCTTGGATGATTTTGGTTTTGAAACCAGTCATTTGGCGGGGAAGTCTTTTGAATTGGAAAGAGTTAGATTTTTAGACCCACTAGTAAAGGTGCACATACCTCAAAATGTACAACACAATGTTTGTCAATGGAACACAGACCAAGTTAACTTACCACCAAAGCTGATTCAGCCAGCAACATTTACTAAAACAAAAGAAGACTTTTTAGAATCTAAATCTGAACAAACTAAAAGTAAGCAAAGAGATgcacaagaaagaaaaggagaagagaaaagaaaagctaacaGGAGAAAATCAAAACCTatgtcaaaatataaagaaaataaaagcaaaaataaaaaaattgtttacaaaaaaaaaatgcacgaATCTGTCAGTTCCAATGATGCTTACAATTTCAATTTGAAAGAGGGTGTTCATCTTACTCCTTTCCGACAAAAAATGAGCAATGACTctaacagagaagaaaacaagaatgagTCTGAAGTGAGCATCTGTGAATCAAGTGGTTCAGAAGATGATTCTGATGACCTCTATCTGCCCACTTGCAAGTGCATTCAGAATCCCACCAGTGATTCAGATAGACCAGTCACCAGGCCTCGATCTAAAAGAGCACTGAAATACACTGATGAAAAAGAGACAGAGGGTTCTAAGCCAACAGAAACTCCTACAA gTATACCACCTGAAACTCACCAGTCACCTCATCTTAGCCTGAAGGATATCACCAATGTATCCTTGTATCCTGTCGTGAAAATCAGAaagctttctctttctccaaaaaagaatatAGCAAGCCCAGCAGTGTCTTTACCTAAACGTAGGTGTACAGCCAGTGTGAACTATAAGGAGCCTACTCTCGTTTC GAAGCTGAGAAGAGGGGACCCTTTTACAGATTTGTGTTTCTTGAATTCTCctattttcaaacagaaaaaggaTTTGAGACGTTCTAAAAAAAgtatgaaacaaatgaaatga
- the SGO1 gene encoding shugoshin 1 isoform X3 — translation MAKERCLKKSFQDSLEDIKKRMKEKRNKNLAEIGKRRSFTVAPCQAITSTSTLLKNYQDNNKMLVLALENEKAKVREAQDTILQLRKECYYLTCQLYALKGKLTSQQTKEPAQNQEIHSSGMDPNSDDSSRNLFVKDLPQIPLEEAELPGQGESFQIEEGVHLTPFRQKMSNDSNREENKNESEVSICESSGSEDDSDDLYLPTCKCIQNPTSDSDRPVTRPRSKRALKYTDEKETEGSKPTETPTSIPPETHQSPHLSLKDITNVSLYPVVKIRKLSLSPKKNIASPAVSLPKRRCTASVNYKEPTLVSKLRRGDPFTDLCFLNSPIFKQKKDLRRSKKSMKQMK, via the exons ATGGCCAAGGAAAGGTGCCTGAAAAAGTCCTTTCAAGATAGTCTTGAAGACataaagaagagaatgaaagagaaaaggaataaaaacttGGCAGAGATTGGCAAACGCAGGTCTTTTACAGTTGCACCATGCCAAGCAATCA CCAGCACTTCTACATTGCTGAAAAATTACCAGGACAACAACAAAATGTTAGTTTTAgctttggaaaatgaaaaagccAAAGTGAGAGAAGCCCAAGATACCATCCTACAGCTGAGAAAAGAATGTTACTATCTCACATGTCAGCTATATGCATTGAAAGGAAAACTTACATCGCAACAAACAAAAGAACCTGCTCAG AACCAGGAAATACACTCTTCTGGAATGGACCCCAATAGTGATGACAGCTCCAGAAATTTATTTGTGAAAGATTTACC GCAAATTCCTCTTGAAGAAGCTGAACTTCCAGGACAAGGAGAATCATTTCAAATAGAAG AGGGTGTTCATCTTACTCCTTTCCGACAAAAAATGAGCAATGACTctaacagagaagaaaacaagaatgagTCTGAAGTGAGCATCTGTGAATCAAGTGGTTCAGAAGATGATTCTGATGACCTCTATCTGCCCACTTGCAAGTGCATTCAGAATCCCACCAGTGATTCAGATAGACCAGTCACCAGGCCTCGATCTAAAAGAGCACTGAAATACACTGATGAAAAAGAGACAGAGGGTTCTAAGCCAACAGAAACTCCTACAA gTATACCACCTGAAACTCACCAGTCACCTCATCTTAGCCTGAAGGATATCACCAATGTATCCTTGTATCCTGTCGTGAAAATCAGAaagctttctctttctccaaaaaagaatatAGCAAGCCCAGCAGTGTCTTTACCTAAACGTAGGTGTACAGCCAGTGTGAACTATAAGGAGCCTACTCTCGTTTC GAAGCTGAGAAGAGGGGACCCTTTTACAGATTTGTGTTTCTTGAATTCTCctattttcaaacagaaaaaggaTTTGAGACGTTCTAAAAAAAgtatgaaacaaatgaaatga
- the SGO1 gene encoding shugoshin 1 isoform X4, translating to MAKERCLKKSFQDSLEDIKKRMKEKRNKNLAEIGKRRSFTVAPCQAITSTSTLLKNYQDNNKMLVLALENEKAKVREAQDTILQLRKECYYLTCQLYALKGKLTSQQTKEPAQNQEIHSSGMDPNSDDSSRNLFVKDLPQIPLEEAELPGQGESFQIEDQIPTIPQDTLGYDSGIPPETHQSPHLSLKDITNVSLYPVVKIRKLSLSPKKNIASPAVSLPKRRCTASVNYKEPTLVSKLRRGDPFTDLCFLNSPIFKQKKDLRRSKKSMKQMK from the exons ATGGCCAAGGAAAGGTGCCTGAAAAAGTCCTTTCAAGATAGTCTTGAAGACataaagaagagaatgaaagagaaaaggaataaaaacttGGCAGAGATTGGCAAACGCAGGTCTTTTACAGTTGCACCATGCCAAGCAATCA CCAGCACTTCTACATTGCTGAAAAATTACCAGGACAACAACAAAATGTTAGTTTTAgctttggaaaatgaaaaagccAAAGTGAGAGAAGCCCAAGATACCATCCTACAGCTGAGAAAAGAATGTTACTATCTCACATGTCAGCTATATGCATTGAAAGGAAAACTTACATCGCAACAAACAAAAGAACCTGCTCAG AACCAGGAAATACACTCTTCTGGAATGGACCCCAATAGTGATGACAGCTCCAGAAATTTATTTGTGAAAGATTTACC GCAAATTCCTCTTGAAGAAGCTGAACTTCCAGGACAAGGAGAATCATTTCAAATAGAAG aCCAGATACCTACTATTCCTCAAGACACACTGGGATATGATTCAG gTATACCACCTGAAACTCACCAGTCACCTCATCTTAGCCTGAAGGATATCACCAATGTATCCTTGTATCCTGTCGTGAAAATCAGAaagctttctctttctccaaaaaagaatatAGCAAGCCCAGCAGTGTCTTTACCTAAACGTAGGTGTACAGCCAGTGTGAACTATAAGGAGCCTACTCTCGTTTC GAAGCTGAGAAGAGGGGACCCTTTTACAGATTTGTGTTTCTTGAATTCTCctattttcaaacagaaaaaggaTTTGAGACGTTCTAAAAAAAgtatgaaacaaatgaaatga
- the SGO1 gene encoding shugoshin 1 isoform X2: MAKERCLKKSFQDSLEDIKKRMKEKRNKNLAEIGKRRSFTVAPCQAITSTSTLLKNYQDNNKMLVLALENEKAKVREAQDTILQLRKECYYLTCQLYALKGKLTSQQTKEPAQNQEIHSSGMDPNSDDSSRNLFVKDLPQIPLEEAELPGQGESFQIEDQIPTIPQDTLGYDSEGVHLTPFRQKMSNDSNREENKNESEVSICESSGSEDDSDDLYLPTCKCIQNPTSDSDRPVTRPRSKRALKYTDEKETEGSKPTETPTSIPPETHQSPHLSLKDITNVSLYPVVKIRKLSLSPKKNIASPAVSLPKRRCTASVNYKEPTLVSKLRRGDPFTDLCFLNSPIFKQKKDLRRSKKSMKQMK; this comes from the exons ATGGCCAAGGAAAGGTGCCTGAAAAAGTCCTTTCAAGATAGTCTTGAAGACataaagaagagaatgaaagagaaaaggaataaaaacttGGCAGAGATTGGCAAACGCAGGTCTTTTACAGTTGCACCATGCCAAGCAATCA CCAGCACTTCTACATTGCTGAAAAATTACCAGGACAACAACAAAATGTTAGTTTTAgctttggaaaatgaaaaagccAAAGTGAGAGAAGCCCAAGATACCATCCTACAGCTGAGAAAAGAATGTTACTATCTCACATGTCAGCTATATGCATTGAAAGGAAAACTTACATCGCAACAAACAAAAGAACCTGCTCAG AACCAGGAAATACACTCTTCTGGAATGGACCCCAATAGTGATGACAGCTCCAGAAATTTATTTGTGAAAGATTTACC GCAAATTCCTCTTGAAGAAGCTGAACTTCCAGGACAAGGAGAATCATTTCAAATAGAAG aCCAGATACCTACTATTCCTCAAGACACACTGGGATATGATTCAG AGGGTGTTCATCTTACTCCTTTCCGACAAAAAATGAGCAATGACTctaacagagaagaaaacaagaatgagTCTGAAGTGAGCATCTGTGAATCAAGTGGTTCAGAAGATGATTCTGATGACCTCTATCTGCCCACTTGCAAGTGCATTCAGAATCCCACCAGTGATTCAGATAGACCAGTCACCAGGCCTCGATCTAAAAGAGCACTGAAATACACTGATGAAAAAGAGACAGAGGGTTCTAAGCCAACAGAAACTCCTACAA gTATACCACCTGAAACTCACCAGTCACCTCATCTTAGCCTGAAGGATATCACCAATGTATCCTTGTATCCTGTCGTGAAAATCAGAaagctttctctttctccaaaaaagaatatAGCAAGCCCAGCAGTGTCTTTACCTAAACGTAGGTGTACAGCCAGTGTGAACTATAAGGAGCCTACTCTCGTTTC GAAGCTGAGAAGAGGGGACCCTTTTACAGATTTGTGTTTCTTGAATTCTCctattttcaaacagaaaaaggaTTTGAGACGTTCTAAAAAAAgtatgaaacaaatgaaatga